From a single Gemmatimonadaceae bacterium genomic region:
- a CDS encoding methylated-DNA--[protein]-cysteine S-methyltransferase, whose product MPLVQTVPIEQTRAERAVLRARALLDDAVAHGREGRIPLQELADAVEMSPAHLQRLFTQIVGASPAAYLRSRRAESFRRALRDARTVSAATFDAGYAASSRAYADATHHLGMTPSVYRRGGEGATIRWAAADTPLGRLVIGATDVGLCWVSLAASDAVLVGELAAEFPRATVVPDERGALAPMLEAVLARLRGDAAALAVAVDLQVTAFQQRVLDALIAIPFGETRSYSQIAAAVGKPGAARAVANVCATNRVAVVIPCHRVIHSDGTMSGYRWGNQIKKALLRVEGANTPRGDGAPPAAVRRRVTR is encoded by the coding sequence ATGCCTCTGGTCCAGACGGTCCCGATCGAGCAGACACGCGCCGAGCGCGCGGTGCTGCGCGCACGTGCGCTGCTGGACGACGCGGTGGCACATGGGCGGGAAGGCCGCATTCCGCTGCAGGAACTGGCCGATGCGGTGGAGATGAGCCCGGCGCACCTGCAGCGCCTGTTCACCCAGATCGTGGGCGCCTCACCGGCGGCGTACCTGCGCAGCCGTCGCGCCGAGAGCTTCCGTCGCGCGCTGCGTGACGCGCGCACGGTGAGTGCGGCCACCTTCGATGCCGGCTATGCGGCATCCAGTCGCGCCTACGCCGACGCCACCCACCACCTGGGCATGACACCCAGCGTGTACCGGCGTGGTGGCGAGGGGGCCACGATCCGCTGGGCCGCCGCCGACACCCCGCTCGGGCGGCTGGTGATCGGCGCCACCGACGTGGGCCTCTGCTGGGTGTCGCTGGCGGCCAGCGACGCGGTGCTGGTGGGCGAACTGGCCGCCGAGTTTCCGCGGGCCACCGTGGTGCCCGACGAGCGGGGCGCGCTGGCCCCGATGCTCGAGGCCGTGCTCGCGCGCCTGCGGGGAGACGCTGCCGCGCTGGCGGTGGCGGTGGACCTGCAGGTGACCGCCTTCCAGCAGCGCGTGCTGGACGCGCTGATCGCCATTCCGTTCGGCGAGACGCGCAGCTATTCGCAGATCGCCGCCGCCGTCGGCAAGCCGGGTGCGGCGCGGGCCGTGGCAAACGTCTGCGCGACGAACCGGGTGGCGGTGGTGATTCCGTGTCACCGCGTGATCCACTCCGATGGCACGATGAGCGGTTATCGCTGGGGCAATCAGATCAAGAAGGCGCTGTTGCGGGTCGAGGGCGCGAACACGCCCCGCGGCGACGGCGCGCCGCCGGCGGCGGTCCGTCGCCGCGTCACGCGCTGA
- a CDS encoding DNA-3-methyladenine glycosylase 2 family protein, with translation MAGPSVVPPWSRRVRIPLPADVDVRWTLRYLVVRTVDSLERIAGAQYLRSVRDHASGRHLLLDLAHDADGHALLARTRPALPAAEIRALVERSFDLTTDLAAFRALVMRDRVLGPMLRARPALRLPQLLDPFEGLIRAVLGQQVSVVGASTMTDRLVRAFGTPLAAHDAGPPMYGFPSPAVLAEAGAATLRTIGLTNAKSATLHGVSVAVATGAIDLEALRGAPTDEAEATLVALPGIGPWTAHYVRMRALGDRDAFPAADLGVLKAMDSAGIARRDILARAEAWRPWRAYATLHLWESLGKRE, from the coding sequence ATGGCCGGTCCGTCCGTCGTGCCGCCCTGGTCGCGGCGCGTGCGCATCCCGCTGCCAGCCGACGTCGACGTGCGATGGACGCTGCGGTACCTGGTGGTGCGCACGGTGGACTCGCTCGAGCGGATCGCTGGCGCGCAGTACCTGCGGAGCGTGCGCGACCACGCCAGCGGCCGGCACCTCCTCCTCGACCTGGCCCACGATGCGGATGGCCATGCGCTGCTGGCCCGCACCCGTCCCGCGCTGCCGGCGGCGGAGATCCGTGCGCTGGTGGAACGCAGCTTCGACCTCACCACCGACCTCGCCGCATTCCGGGCGCTGGTGATGCGGGACCGTGTGCTGGGGCCGATGCTCCGTGCGCGTCCGGCGTTGCGCTTGCCGCAGCTGCTCGACCCGTTCGAGGGGCTGATCCGCGCGGTGCTCGGGCAGCAGGTGAGCGTGGTGGGTGCGAGCACCATGACCGACCGGCTCGTGCGCGCGTTCGGCACGCCGCTGGCCGCGCACGACGCGGGTCCACCGATGTACGGCTTCCCGTCACCGGCGGTGCTGGCGGAGGCCGGTGCGGCAACGCTGCGCACCATCGGGCTCACGAACGCGAAGTCCGCGACGCTGCACGGCGTGAGTGTCGCTGTCGCGACCGGCGCCATCGACCTGGAGGCGCTCCGTGGCGCGCCGACCGACGAGGCGGAGGCGACGCTGGTCGCGCTCCCGGGCATCGGGCCGTGGACGGCACACTACGTCCGCATGCGCGCACTCGGTGACCGCGACGCATTTCCGGCCGCCGACCTCGGTGTGCTCAAGGCGATGGACAGCGCCGGCATCGCACGGCGGGACATCCTCGCGCGGGCCGAGGCGTGGCGCCCATGGCGCGCTTACGCCACGCTGCACCTCTGGGAGTCACTCGGAAAGCGCGAGTGA
- a CDS encoding EamA family transporter, whose amino-acid sequence MPHERPAPPPRLLVIAAFAALYVIWGSTYLGMKITSETMPPWPMIAARHSLAGVVLYTVLRLSGTPAPERAHWKGGVLGGFMLLVIGNGMVAYNAHRIPSGLSSMVVATTPLWIVLVASVRPGGRPPLVKEWIGLALGLAGLGLLAGPGIVAALRGGAADIDTAAVGLVLLGAMSWGAGSVLGRELPRPANAFMGSALQMLVAGAFLTIACTVTGAWRDVHFAAISVRSWAAFWYLILFGSLLGFTAYIWLLRVSKTSHVATYAYVNPIVALLLGASIGHESITGLMLVAAVITLLGVVLVVMPPLRSRA is encoded by the coding sequence ATGCCCCACGAGCGACCGGCTCCCCCCCCTCGCCTGCTGGTGATCGCGGCGTTCGCGGCACTCTACGTCATCTGGGGCAGTACCTACCTCGGGATGAAGATCACCTCCGAGACGATGCCGCCGTGGCCGATGATCGCGGCACGGCACTCGCTGGCCGGGGTCGTGCTCTACACCGTGCTGCGGCTCTCCGGCACGCCGGCACCCGAGCGCGCGCACTGGAAGGGCGGCGTGCTGGGTGGGTTCATGCTGCTGGTGATCGGCAACGGGATGGTGGCGTACAACGCCCACCGGATTCCCAGCGGCCTCTCGAGCATGGTCGTCGCCACCACGCCGCTGTGGATCGTGCTCGTGGCCAGCGTCCGGCCCGGCGGGCGCCCGCCGCTGGTGAAGGAGTGGATCGGGCTGGCACTCGGCCTCGCGGGGCTCGGCCTGCTCGCCGGTCCCGGCATCGTGGCGGCGCTGCGCGGTGGCGCGGCCGACATCGACACCGCCGCCGTCGGGCTCGTGCTGCTCGGTGCCATGAGCTGGGGTGCCGGTTCCGTGCTGGGCCGCGAGCTGCCGCGCCCCGCCAACGCGTTCATGGGCAGCGCGCTGCAGATGCTCGTCGCCGGGGCCTTCCTCACCATCGCCTGCACCGTCACCGGTGCCTGGCGCGACGTGCACTTCGCCGCCATCTCGGTCCGGTCGTGGGCCGCGTTCTGGTACCTGATCCTCTTCGGCAGCCTGCTCGGCTTCACCGCCTACATCTGGCTGCTGCGGGTGTCGAAGACCTCACACGTCGCGACGTACGCCTACGTGAACCCGATCGTCGCGCTGCTGCTCGGCGCCTCCATCGGGCACGAGTCCATCACCGGGCTGATGCTGGTGGCGGCTGTGATCACGCTGCTCGGCGTGGTGCTGGTCGTGATGCCGCCGCTCCGCTCGCGCGCCTGA
- a CDS encoding EAL domain-containing protein, whose product MSILRNRQPNEPAALSNARALRRRTPAPAAEPGQHAADLDALRRTPDTRTGHHRVRTRLPWTGWSSWTRWLTILAIGMSFVACVAIALDPRHRSAPGDAWLVMASVASAIVAFFNAGAEWQGKARPAWRLVGLGLVCQSLAALAWGLMPFVTVPDVFAAWTMICHVVAAPLAVAGLLAFRSSFRRPVERLKFALDVGAILFLGAMLSWYLMRLSNPTGDVVHWLRTSPGLLLLPGLELLGVVSVAAVWNRLGGRGDRRGVALMGLGLVLAFASTAVESWHITAGTAVPTAIECIGRALLLLGLLMEYNTRPVEAAPQSAAGADTAIRSTLVPYTSVVLGAAMLADLSLRAGNHEITAFIGAMFLMTLMVIARQAVSVRENARRSNARAHAESETRFRSLVQHSTDLITIIDGADTIRYVSPAINRVFGYEIADMEGKPLRDLVHTDDVVPMLGFLADAAKPGSKAATTHWRMLSASGAWCRVENVAVNLLADPTVGGVVLTTRDVSHRVALEEQLVHRAFHDELTGLANRALFTNRVEQALLRASRDGRRTAVLFLDLDDFKEINDSLGHAAGDSLLMQGADRLRACLRAGDTAARLGGDEFAVLLEGCNEDGEEAMHVAERISMAFARPFSLENREAFSTASIGVAINSGTEAGEDLLRNADLAMYLAKRRGKARVERFASHMHEEVVERLDLLADLRYAIERDELQLEYQPIVDLETRTVTGLETLVRWDHPRRGRIPPADFIPIAEQSGLIVAIGRWVMLHACAHARHWSRSLPELLPVTVTVNLSARQLGDEHLIDDVANALRVAGLRRDQLVLELTESTLLANSEETVGILTSLKALGVRLAIDDFGTGYSSLSYLHRFPVDVLKIDRSFVEGVADGPGASALANAVIALGNSLGLRTVAEGIESEAQHAVLAKLGCKFGQGYLFSPPLPPADVMPYLARHGQRGNGRNTPERLTPLSTRVIS is encoded by the coding sequence GTGAGCATCCTGCGCAACCGGCAGCCGAACGAGCCGGCCGCGCTCAGCAACGCCCGCGCCCTGCGCCGGCGGACGCCGGCGCCGGCGGCGGAGCCGGGCCAGCACGCGGCGGACCTCGACGCGCTGCGGCGCACGCCCGACACACGCACCGGGCACCACCGCGTGCGCACGCGACTGCCGTGGACCGGCTGGTCGAGCTGGACGCGCTGGCTCACGATCCTCGCCATCGGCATGTCGTTCGTGGCCTGTGTCGCCATCGCCCTCGACCCGCGCCACCGCTCGGCACCGGGTGACGCCTGGCTGGTGATGGCGAGCGTCGCCAGCGCGATCGTGGCGTTCTTCAATGCCGGCGCGGAGTGGCAGGGCAAGGCACGACCGGCCTGGCGCCTGGTGGGGCTGGGGCTCGTCTGCCAGTCGCTGGCCGCGCTGGCGTGGGGCCTGATGCCGTTCGTGACGGTGCCGGACGTGTTCGCGGCCTGGACGATGATCTGCCACGTGGTGGCGGCGCCCCTGGCCGTGGCAGGACTGCTCGCCTTCCGCTCCAGCTTCCGCCGGCCGGTGGAGCGCCTGAAGTTCGCGCTCGACGTGGGTGCGATCCTCTTCCTCGGTGCCATGCTGTCCTGGTACCTGATGCGGCTCTCGAATCCCACGGGCGATGTGGTGCACTGGCTGCGCACGTCGCCGGGGCTGCTGCTGCTGCCGGGGCTGGAGCTGCTCGGCGTGGTGAGTGTGGCAGCGGTCTGGAACCGGCTGGGCGGTCGCGGGGACCGGCGCGGCGTCGCGCTGATGGGGCTGGGCCTGGTGCTCGCCTTCGCGAGCACTGCAGTGGAGTCATGGCACATCACCGCCGGCACCGCCGTACCCACCGCCATCGAGTGCATCGGGCGCGCACTGTTGCTGCTCGGCCTCCTGATGGAGTACAACACCCGTCCCGTGGAGGCGGCCCCGCAGTCAGCGGCCGGTGCCGACACCGCGATCCGCAGCACGCTGGTCCCGTACACCTCGGTGGTGCTCGGCGCCGCCATGCTGGCCGACCTCTCGCTGCGCGCCGGCAACCACGAGATCACCGCCTTCATCGGCGCGATGTTCCTGATGACGCTGATGGTCATCGCGCGCCAGGCCGTGAGCGTGCGCGAGAACGCGCGCCGCAGCAACGCGCGCGCCCACGCCGAGAGCGAGACGCGCTTCCGGTCGCTCGTGCAGCACAGCACCGACCTCATCACGATCATCGACGGCGCCGACACCATCCGCTACGTGAGCCCGGCGATCAACCGTGTCTTCGGCTACGAGATCGCGGACATGGAGGGCAAGCCGCTCCGCGACCTGGTGCACACCGACGACGTGGTGCCCATGCTCGGCTTCCTCGCGGATGCCGCGAAGCCCGGCAGCAAGGCCGCCACCACGCACTGGCGCATGCTGAGTGCGTCGGGGGCGTGGTGCCGCGTGGAGAACGTGGCCGTGAACCTGCTCGCCGACCCCACCGTCGGCGGGGTGGTGCTGACCACCCGTGACGTGTCGCACCGCGTGGCGCTCGAGGAGCAGCTCGTGCACCGCGCCTTCCACGACGAGCTCACGGGGCTGGCCAACCGCGCCCTCTTCACCAACCGCGTGGAGCAGGCACTGCTGCGGGCGTCCCGTGACGGCCGCCGCACGGCCGTGCTCTTCCTCGACCTCGACGACTTCAAGGAGATCAACGACTCGCTCGGCCACGCCGCCGGTGATTCGCTCCTGATGCAGGGCGCGGACCGCCTGCGGGCCTGCCTGCGCGCCGGCGACACCGCTGCCCGCCTGGGGGGCGACGAGTTCGCGGTGCTGCTCGAGGGATGCAACGAGGACGGCGAGGAGGCGATGCACGTGGCCGAGCGCATCTCGATGGCGTTCGCCCGCCCGTTCTCGCTCGAGAACCGCGAGGCGTTCTCCACCGCCAGCATCGGCGTCGCGATCAACTCCGGCACCGAGGCGGGCGAGGACCTGCTGCGGAACGCCGACCTCGCGATGTACCTCGCCAAGCGCCGCGGCAAGGCGCGTGTCGAGCGCTTTGCCTCGCACATGCACGAGGAGGTGGTGGAACGCCTCGACCTCCTCGCCGACCTGCGCTACGCCATCGAGCGCGACGAGCTGCAGCTCGAGTACCAGCCGATCGTGGACCTCGAGACGCGCACCGTCACCGGCCTCGAGACGCTGGTGCGCTGGGACCACCCGCGCCGCGGCCGCATCCCGCCCGCCGACTTCATCCCGATCGCCGAGCAGTCCGGGCTGATCGTGGCCATCGGTCGCTGGGTCATGCTGCACGCCTGCGCCCATGCCCGCCACTGGAGCCGCAGCCTGCCCGAGCTGCTGCCGGTGACGGTCACCGTGAACCTCTCCGCGCGACAGCTCGGCGACGAGCACCTCATCGACGACGTCGCCAACGCCCTGCGCGTGGCGGGACTCCGCCGCGACCAGCTCGTGCTCGAGCTCACCGAGAGCACGCTGCTCGCCAACAGCGAGGAGACGGTCGGCATCCTCACCTCGCTCAAGGCGCTCGGCGTGCGCCTGGCCATCGACGACTTCGGCACCGGTTACTCGTCGCTCTCGTACCTGCACCGCTTCCCGGTGGACGTGCTGAAGATCGACCGCAGCTTCGTCGAGGGCGTGGCCGACGGGCCGGGCGCGAGCGCGCTCGCCAATGCCGTCATCGCCCTCGGCAACTCGCTCGGCCTGCGCACGGTGGCCGAGGGCATCGAGAGCGAGGCGCAGCACGCGGTGCTGGCGAAGCTCGGCTGCAAGTTCGGGCAGGGCTACCTCTTCTCCCCGCCGCTCCCGCCGGCCGACGTGATGCCGTACCTCGCGCGCCACGGCCAGCGCGGCAACGGCCGCAACACGCCGGAACGCCTCACGCCGCTCTCCACGCGCGTCATCAGCTGA
- a CDS encoding aminotransferase class I/II-fold pyridoxal phosphate-dependent enzyme: protein MPVHILPTLATIPPYVFSELERRKQAARAAGHDFLDLGIGSPDQPPPALVIEALREAALTAPMNPYPPFRGSPRLLTAAAGFMSARFGVTFDPEREIVALAGSKEGIAELLSTLCGPGDTVLAPALSYPVYLRAPLMHGADVHLVPMDPARSWQLDLESIPAEVLTRARVLIANYPNNPTGAVTTLAGMAELVEFARRHDLVLLHDLAYSELTYDGHVAPSVFEVPGARDVAVEFHSCSKSFNMAGMRVGFVAGRADALDALLAYRANVGYGVSMPIQHAAAYALDNVRTLLPPIVATYRERRDVLYDTLRGLGWDVTPPQAAMYAWLPLPDGLEPWDAVQRVLMDGQVMITPGLAFGDAGARWFRVSLIAPAEALRAAAVRMAQVLDHSAAGVR from the coding sequence GTGCCCGTCCACATCCTGCCGACGCTGGCCACCATCCCGCCGTACGTGTTCTCCGAGCTCGAGCGCCGGAAACAGGCGGCGCGCGCCGCCGGGCACGACTTCCTGGATCTTGGCATCGGCAGTCCCGACCAGCCGCCCCCGGCCCTCGTCATCGAGGCCCTGCGCGAGGCGGCACTCACGGCTCCCATGAATCCCTACCCGCCGTTTCGCGGGAGCCCGCGGCTGCTGACGGCGGCGGCCGGGTTCATGTCGGCCCGGTTCGGGGTGACCTTCGATCCCGAACGCGAGATCGTTGCACTGGCCGGCTCGAAGGAGGGAATCGCCGAGCTGCTTTCCACGCTCTGCGGGCCCGGCGACACCGTGCTGGCCCCGGCGCTCAGCTACCCGGTGTACCTGCGGGCGCCGTTGATGCACGGCGCCGACGTGCACCTGGTGCCGATGGACCCGGCCCGGAGCTGGCAGCTCGACCTGGAGAGCATCCCCGCCGAGGTGCTGACACGCGCCCGGGTGCTGATCGCCAACTATCCCAACAATCCCACCGGCGCCGTGACGACGCTGGCCGGCATGGCCGAGCTGGTGGAGTTCGCGCGCCGGCACGACCTGGTGCTGCTGCACGACCTCGCCTATTCCGAGCTGACCTACGACGGCCACGTGGCACCGAGCGTGTTCGAGGTGCCCGGGGCCCGTGACGTCGCGGTGGAGTTCCACTCCTGCTCGAAGTCGTTCAACATGGCCGGCATGCGCGTGGGCTTCGTGGCCGGCCGCGCCGACGCGCTCGATGCGCTGCTGGCCTACCGCGCGAACGTGGGCTACGGCGTGTCGATGCCGATCCAGCACGCGGCGGCGTACGCGCTCGACAACGTGCGCACCCTGCTGCCGCCGATCGTGGCCACCTATCGCGAGCGGCGCGACGTCCTGTATGACACGCTGCGCGGCCTCGGCTGGGACGTGACGCCGCCGCAGGCCGCGATGTACGCCTGGCTGCCGCTCCCCGACGGCCTCGAGCCGTGGGACGCGGTGCAGCGCGTGCTGATGGATGGACAGGTCATGATCACGCCCGGCCTCGCCTTCGGCGACGCCGGCGCGCGCTGGTTCCGGGTCTCGCTGATCGCGCCGGCGGAGGCGCTGCGCGCTGCGGCGGTGCGCATGGCGCAGGTGCTGGACCATTCCGCTGCGGGCGTGCGGTGA